A window of the Pararge aegeria chromosome 2, ilParAegt1.1, whole genome shotgun sequence genome harbors these coding sequences:
- the LOC120628909 gene encoding cyclin-dependent kinase 10, with amino-acid sequence MSQNSDKPISSQDVVDPTGPAARKGVLISFRTGKSMEIPEKDILGRCRFVGEFEKLNRIGEGTYGIVYRAKDKLNGNIVALKKVRMDVEKDGLPLSGLREIQVLMACRHENIVQLKEVLVGRSLESIFLSMEYCEQDLASLLDNMTSPFTESQVKCLMLQVLKGLKYLHSNFIVHRDLKVSNLLLTDKGCVKIADFGLARWLGAPARCATPRVVTLWYRAPELLLQSPKQTPALDMWAAGCILGELLANKPLLPGRTEIEQLELIVDLLGTPSDAIWPEFSALPALQNFTLKQQPYNNLKQRFPWLSAAGLRLLNFLFMYDPNKRATAEECLQSSYFKEQPLPCDPKLMPSFPQHRNMKGQQKTTTSNNQLNIPLSNLNTGANDQTNNLPAISDLLGSLVKKRRLE; translated from the exons ATGTCGCAAA ATTCTGATAAACCGATCTCTAGCCAGGATGTTGTCGATCCTACCGGTCCAGCGGCACGTAAAGGTGTGCTCATATCCTTTAGAACAGGCAAATCCATGGAGATTCCTGAAAAAGACATA TTAGGAAGATGCAGATTTGTTGGAGAGTTTGAGAAACTAAATCGCATTGGCGAAGGCACGTACGGAATCGTgt atAGAGCTAAGGACAAACTAAATGGTAACATAGTGGCATTAAAGAAAGTAAGAATGGATGTTGAAAAGGATGGCTTACCTTTGAGTGGTTTACGTGAAATTCAGGTGTTGATGGCATGCCGCCATGAAAACATTGTTCAACTTAAGGAAGTTTTAGTTGGAAGATCACTTGAAag tatttTCTTATCAATGGAGTACTGTGAACAAGACTTAGCTTCATTACTTGACAACATGACATCACCTTTCACCGAGTCACAAGTTAAATGCTTGATGCTACAAGTGTTGAAGGGTTTGAAATATCTGCACTCTAATTTCATTGTGCACAGAGATCTAAAAGTCTCCAATTTGCTGCTCACTGATAAAGGATGTGTGAAGAtag cTGACTTTGGCTTAGCTCGTTGGCTAGGCGCTCCGGCTCGGTGCGCCACTCCACGCGTCGTCACTCTATGGTACAGAGCGCCGGAGCTACTCTTACAATCGCCGAAACAAACGCCGGCATTGGACATGTGGGCCGCTGGATGTATTCTCGGTGAATTGTTGGCCAACAAACCCTTGCTTCCTGGCCGGACAGAGATTGAACAGCTTGAACTCATTGTTGATCTGCTTG GTACACCATCTGACGCGATCTGGCCGGAATTTAGTGCTCTGCCAGCATTGCAGAACTTTACGTTAAAACAACAGCCATACAACAACCTAAAACAGCGGTTCCCTTGGCTATCTGCAGCGGGCTTGCGTCTACTGAATTTCTTGTTCATGTACGATCCTAACAAGAGAGCTACCGCTGAAGAATGCCTGCAGAGCTCATATTTCAAGGAACAACCCTTGC CTTGCGATCCTAAACTTATGCCGAGTTTCCCGCAACACAGAAACATGAAGGGTCAACAAAAGACTACGACTTCGAACAATCAGCTAAACATTCCCCTTTCAAATTTGAACACAGGAGCAAACGACCAGACAAACAACCTGCCAGCCATATCGGACTTACTAGGATCTCTGGTTAAGAAGCGAAGGCTCGAATAA
- the LOC120628899 gene encoding zinc finger protein weckle-like, whose translation MNDFASLEKTIVRELSCRLCLCTDVSKLKPLTAEIKRKLKKLFDIVIHTDDNLPKAICHDCLQQVAVLHLYAVKVDKTQKFLGFHNIKKTAIQRDKLAGNQLHPIIAEIPERKAQNTKNNDSSKQAPPQPIVPAPELQQGDAKPPKLQRGKTTADMKFLEVMPLDEFAITENVEKSLLNSSTSNNKPPPKTGKDKNQNNIEDRHIEDRHINDVLDPIVLIDGRPAKQGAALDKQITLFYKMECCICHEDGFHFRSLMKHYKDGHGVPGYVTCCDKKFHYFYPKKIIEHMAYHLQPNIFMCRSCHQNFQTSQQLLEHESNGGRSEGKIACPRCTERYPTYQELGWHIVTHRSDKLQCDYCGKLLKHHHRKKTVNHMEDVVLCSQCVRTLKNLEKQEKEIKKKVKAKSNDVVTIQKYQKFRLAMGLSADEEASTE comes from the exons ATGAATGACTTTGCGAGTTTGGAAAAAACTATAGTGCGTGAATTATCGTGTCGTCTGTGCCTGTGTACCGATGtatcaaaattaaaaccacTTACTGCCGAAATTAAACGCAAGTTGAAAAAACTTTTTGATATTGTT ATTCATACAGACGACAACCTTCCTAAGGCAATATGCCACGATTGCTTACAACAAGTAGCTGTTTTGCACCTTTACGCTGTGAAAGTGGATAAGACGCAAAAGTTTCTAGGAtttcataacattaaaaaaaccgcTATCCAACGGGACAAGTTGGCAGGGAACCAACTTCATCCGATAATTGCAGAAATCCCGGAACGTAAAgctcaaaatacaaaaaacaatgacAGCTCAAAACAGGCACCACCCCAACCAATAGTGCCGGCTCCAGAATTACAACAAGGTGATGCAAAACCTCCAAAACTCCAAAGAGGAAAAACTACCGCAGATATGAAATTTTTAGAAGTAATGCCTTTAGATGAGTTCGCAATAACAGAGAACGTAGAAAAATCACTACTCAATAGTTCAACTTCAAATAACAAACCACCTCCAAAAAccggaaaggataaaaatcaAAACAACATAGAGGATAGGCACATAGAGGATAGGCACATAAATGACGTGTTGGACCCAATTGTATTGATAGACGGACGTCCAGCCAAGCAGGGTGCTGCTTTGGATAAACAAATAACTCTATTTTACAAAATGGAATGCTGCATTTGTCATGAAGATGGATTTCACTTCAGATCCCTAATGAAACACTACAAAGATGGACACGGTGTTCCCGGATACGTCACATGCTGCGATAAAAAATTCCACTATTTCTATCCAAAAAAGATTATTGAGCATATGGCCTATCATCTGCaaccaaatatttttat GTGCCGCAGTTGTCATCAAAACTTCCAAACATCGCAACAACTTTTAGAACACGAGAGCAACGGAGGGAGATCCGAGGGCAAGATAGCCTGCCCACGTTGTACAGAACGCTATCCTACCTATCAAGAGCTGGGATGGCATATTGTAACACATCGTTCCGATAAACTACAGTGTGATTATTGCGGAAAATT GCTGAAACATCACCATCGTAAGAAAACAGTCAATCACATGGAAGACGTCGTACTCTGCTCACAATGCGTGCGGACTTTGAAGAATTTGGAAAAACAAGAGAAAGAAATT aaaaaaaaggtaaaagcaAAGAGCAACGACGTTGTGACTATACAAAAATATCAGAAATTTCGTCTAGCCATGGGACTCTCGGCGGACGAAGAGGCTTcaactgaataa